A single Pan troglodytes isolate AG18354 chromosome X, NHGRI_mPanTro3-v2.0_pri, whole genome shotgun sequence DNA region contains:
- the LOC107971184 gene encoding T-complex protein 11-like X-linked protein 2 isoform X9: protein MYNAFWNHLKEQLLSTPPDFTCALELLKDVKENRLRNEIEEALDTDLLKQEAEHGALDVPHLSNYILNLMALLCAPVRDEAIQKLETIRDPVQLLRGIFRVLGLMKMDMVNYTIQSFRPYLQEHSIQYEQAKFQELLDKQPNLLDYTTKWLTKAATDITTLCLSSPDSPSSSCSMACSLPSGAGNNSEPPSPTMVLYQGYLNLLLWDLENVEFPETLLMDRIRLQELAFQLHQLTVLASVLLVARSFSGEVLFRSPEFVDRLKCITKALTEEFISRPEETMLSVSEQVSQEVHQGLKDMGLTTLSTENTASLLGQLQNITKKENCIRSIVDQWIRFFLKCCLLHGMQESLLHFPGGLILIEKELAELGWKFLNLMHHNQQVFGPYYAEILKHIIHPAQAQETDVEPN from the exons ATGTACAATGCTTTTTGGAACCATCTGAAAGAACAGCTATTGAGTACTCCTCCTGACTTCACTTGTGCCCTTGAACTTCTAAAAGATGTTAAGGAG AACcgcctaagaaatgagatagaagaAGCTCTGGACACAGATCTCCTCAAGCAGGAAGCAGAACATGGGGCCCTGGATGTCCCTCATCTTTCTAACTACATTCTCAATTTGATGGCTCTGCTATGTGCACCGGTTCGAGATGAAGCGATACAGAAACTAGAGACCATAAGAGATCCAGTGCAGTTACTGAG GGGCATCTTCCGTGTTCTGGGCCTAATGAAAATGGACATGGTGAACTATACCATCCAGAGCTTTCGACCCTACCTGCAGGAACATTCCATCCAGTATGAACAAGCTAAATTCCAGGAACTCCTTGATAAACAGCCCA ATCTCCTCGATTATACCACAAAATGGCTAaccaaagcagccacagacatcACTACACTATGTCTGAGTTCTCCTGACTCACCTAGCTCCTCCTGCAGCATGGCGTGTTCACTTCCAAGCGGGGCAGGTAACAATTCAGAGCCCCCCAGTCCAACAATGGTGCTATACCAAGGCTACCTCAACCTCCTCCTCTGGGATCTTGAAAACGTAGAATTCCCAGAG ACTCTGCTGATGGACAGAATCCGGCTCCAGGAACTGGCATTCCAGTTGCACCAGTTAACTGTCCTGGCCTCAGTCTTGCTAGTGGCCAGAAGCTTCTCTGGTGAAGTTTTATTCAGATCACCTGAATTTGTGGATAGACTGAAATGCATCACCAAGGCCCTAACTGAGGAATTTATCTCCAG GCCTGAAGAGACTATGCTGAGTGTGAGTGAACAGGTGTCTCAGGAAGTCCATCAAGGCCTTAAGGACATGGGCCTCACTACTCTGAGCACTGAAAACACCGCATCTCTTCTAGGCCAACTCCAGAACATCACCAAGAAAGAGAACTGCATTCGTAGCATTGTTG ATCAGTGGATCCGTTTTTTTCTCAAATGCTGTTTGCTTCATGGCATGCAGGAGTCTCTGCTACACTTTCCTGGAGGCCTCATTCTCATTGAAAAGGAGTTGGCAGAACTGGGCTGGAAGTTTCTCAATCTGATGCATCATAATCAGCAGGTATTTGGCCCATACTATGCTGAGATCCTAAAACACATCATCCATCCAGCTCAAGCACAAGAAACAGATGTGGAGCCTAACTGA
- the LOC107971184 gene encoding T-complex protein 11-like X-linked protein 2 isoform X10, whose protein sequence is MYNAFWNHLKEQLLSTPPDFTCALELLKDVKETLLSLLLPWQNRLRNEIEEALDTDLLKQEAEHGALDVPHLSNYILNLMALLCAPVRDEAIQKLETIRDPVQLLRGIFRVLGLMKMDMVNYTIQSFRPYLQEHSIQYEQAKFQELLDKQPNLLDYTTKWLTKAATDITTLCLSSPDSPSSSCSMACSLPSGAGNNSEPPSPTMVLYQGYLNLLLWDLENVEFPETLLMDRIRLQELAFQLHQLTVLASVLLVARSFSGEVLFRSPEFVDRLKCITKALTEEFISRPEETMLSVSEQVSQEVHQGLKDMGLTTLSTENTASLLGQLQNITKKENCIRSIVDQWIRFFLKCCLLHGMQESLLHFPGGLILIEKELAELGWKFLNLMHHNQQSHFSQNEIFPEDHE, encoded by the exons ATGTACAATGCTTTTTGGAACCATCTGAAAGAACAGCTATTGAGTACTCCTCCTGACTTCACTTGTGCCCTTGAACTTCTAAAAGATGTTAAGGAG ACCTTGCTATCACTGCTATTACCATGGCAGAACcgcctaagaaatgagatagaagaAGCTCTGGACACAGATCTCCTCAAGCAGGAAGCAGAACATGGGGCCCTGGATGTCCCTCATCTTTCTAACTACATTCTCAATTTGATGGCTCTGCTATGTGCACCGGTTCGAGATGAAGCGATACAGAAACTAGAGACCATAAGAGATCCAGTGCAGTTACTGAG GGGCATCTTCCGTGTTCTGGGCCTAATGAAAATGGACATGGTGAACTATACCATCCAGAGCTTTCGACCCTACCTGCAGGAACATTCCATCCAGTATGAACAAGCTAAATTCCAGGAACTCCTTGATAAACAGCCCA ATCTCCTCGATTATACCACAAAATGGCTAaccaaagcagccacagacatcACTACACTATGTCTGAGTTCTCCTGACTCACCTAGCTCCTCCTGCAGCATGGCGTGTTCACTTCCAAGCGGGGCAGGTAACAATTCAGAGCCCCCCAGTCCAACAATGGTGCTATACCAAGGCTACCTCAACCTCCTCCTCTGGGATCTTGAAAACGTAGAATTCCCAGAG ACTCTGCTGATGGACAGAATCCGGCTCCAGGAACTGGCATTCCAGTTGCACCAGTTAACTGTCCTGGCCTCAGTCTTGCTAGTGGCCAGAAGCTTCTCTGGTGAAGTTTTATTCAGATCACCTGAATTTGTGGATAGACTGAAATGCATCACCAAGGCCCTAACTGAGGAATTTATCTCCAG GCCTGAAGAGACTATGCTGAGTGTGAGTGAACAGGTGTCTCAGGAAGTCCATCAAGGCCTTAAGGACATGGGCCTCACTACTCTGAGCACTGAAAACACCGCATCTCTTCTAGGCCAACTCCAGAACATCACCAAGAAAGAGAACTGCATTCGTAGCATTGTTG ATCAGTGGATCCGTTTTTTTCTCAAATGCTGTTTGCTTCATGGCATGCAGGAGTCTCTGCTACACTTTCCTGGAGGCCTCATTCTCATTGAAAAGGAGTTGGCAGAACTGGGCTGGAAGTTTCTCAATCTGATGCATCATAATCAGCAG AGTCATTTTTCACAAAACGAAATCTTTCCAGAAGATCACGAATAA
- the LOC107971184 gene encoding T-complex protein 11-like X-linked protein 2 isoform X8: protein MYNAFWNHLKEQLLSTPPDFTCALELLKDVKETLLSLLLPWQNRLRNEIEEALDTDLLKQEAEHGALDVPHLSNYILNLMALLCAPVRDEAIQKLETIRDPVQLLRGIFRVLGLMKMDMVNYTIQSFRPYLQEHSIQYEQAKFQELLDKQPNLLDYTTKWLTKAATDITTLCLSSPDSPSSSCSMACSLPSGAGNNSEPPSPTMVLYQGYLNLLLWDLENVEFPETLLMDRIRLQELAFQLHQLTVLASVLLVARSFSGEVLFRSPEFVDRLKCITKALTEEFISRPEETMLSVSEQVSQEVHQGLKDMGLTTLSTENTASLLGQLQNITKKENCIRSIVDQWIRFFLKCCLLHGMQESLLHFPGGLILIEKELAELGWKFLNLMHHNQQVFGPYYAEILKHIIHPAQAQETDVEPN from the exons ATGTACAATGCTTTTTGGAACCATCTGAAAGAACAGCTATTGAGTACTCCTCCTGACTTCACTTGTGCCCTTGAACTTCTAAAAGATGTTAAGGAG ACCTTGCTATCACTGCTATTACCATGGCAGAACcgcctaagaaatgagatagaagaAGCTCTGGACACAGATCTCCTCAAGCAGGAAGCAGAACATGGGGCCCTGGATGTCCCTCATCTTTCTAACTACATTCTCAATTTGATGGCTCTGCTATGTGCACCGGTTCGAGATGAAGCGATACAGAAACTAGAGACCATAAGAGATCCAGTGCAGTTACTGAG GGGCATCTTCCGTGTTCTGGGCCTAATGAAAATGGACATGGTGAACTATACCATCCAGAGCTTTCGACCCTACCTGCAGGAACATTCCATCCAGTATGAACAAGCTAAATTCCAGGAACTCCTTGATAAACAGCCCA ATCTCCTCGATTATACCACAAAATGGCTAaccaaagcagccacagacatcACTACACTATGTCTGAGTTCTCCTGACTCACCTAGCTCCTCCTGCAGCATGGCGTGTTCACTTCCAAGCGGGGCAGGTAACAATTCAGAGCCCCCCAGTCCAACAATGGTGCTATACCAAGGCTACCTCAACCTCCTCCTCTGGGATCTTGAAAACGTAGAATTCCCAGAG ACTCTGCTGATGGACAGAATCCGGCTCCAGGAACTGGCATTCCAGTTGCACCAGTTAACTGTCCTGGCCTCAGTCTTGCTAGTGGCCAGAAGCTTCTCTGGTGAAGTTTTATTCAGATCACCTGAATTTGTGGATAGACTGAAATGCATCACCAAGGCCCTAACTGAGGAATTTATCTCCAG GCCTGAAGAGACTATGCTGAGTGTGAGTGAACAGGTGTCTCAGGAAGTCCATCAAGGCCTTAAGGACATGGGCCTCACTACTCTGAGCACTGAAAACACCGCATCTCTTCTAGGCCAACTCCAGAACATCACCAAGAAAGAGAACTGCATTCGTAGCATTGTTG ATCAGTGGATCCGTTTTTTTCTCAAATGCTGTTTGCTTCATGGCATGCAGGAGTCTCTGCTACACTTTCCTGGAGGCCTCATTCTCATTGAAAAGGAGTTGGCAGAACTGGGCTGGAAGTTTCTCAATCTGATGCATCATAATCAGCAGGTATTTGGCCCATACTATGCTGAGATCCTAAAACACATCATCCATCCAGCTCAAGCACAAGAAACAGATGTGGAGCCTAACTGA